One Eubalaena glacialis isolate mEubGla1 chromosome 11, mEubGla1.1.hap2.+ XY, whole genome shotgun sequence DNA segment encodes these proteins:
- the CCDC184 gene encoding coiled-coil domain-containing protein 184: protein MEDGLLEIMTKDGGDMPAPLEVSTVPAVGDVISGEYNGGMKELMEHLKAQLQALFEDVRAMRGALDEQASHIQVLSDDVCANQRAIVSMCRIMTTAPRQGALGVVGGKGSFPGAPQEPETPSLGIGDSGLLGRDPEDEEDDDSEEKEMPSSATPTSHCERPESPCAGLLVGDGPLVEPLDLPDITLLQLEGEASL from the coding sequence ATGGAGGACGGTCTGCTGGAGATCATGACGAAGGACGGCGGCGACATGCCGGCACCTCTGGAGGTGTCCACGGTGCCGGCCGTGGGGGACGTGATCTCCGGGGAGTACAACGGCGGCATGAAGGAGCTGATGGAGCACCTCAAGGCCCAGCTGCAGGCCCTGTTTGAGGACGTGAGGGCCATGCGTGGGGCCCTGGACGAGCAGGCCTCGCACATCCAGGTGCTCTCGGACGACGTGTGCGCCAACCAGCGGGCCATCGTCTCCATGTGCCGGATTATGACCACCGCGCCCCGCCAGGGTGCCCTGGGCGTGGTCGGCGGCAAGGGGAGCTTCCCGGGCGCCCCCCAAGAGCCGGAGACCCCTTCGCTTGGGATCGGGGACAGCGGTTTGCTGGGTCGCGATCCTGAGGACGAGGAGGACGACGATTCAGAAGAGAAGGAGATGCCCAGCTCCGCCACACCCACTAGTCACTGTGAGCGCCCCGAGAGCCCCTGTGCTGGCCTCCTTGTGGGGGACGGGCCACTTGTGGAGCCCCTCGATCTGCCCGACATTACCCTGCTGCAGCTGGAGGGAGAGGCCTCTCTGTGA